In one window of Paucidesulfovibrio gracilis DSM 16080 DNA:
- a CDS encoding two-component system sensor histidine kinase NtrB, whose protein sequence is MSEQQTNHQSLEYQVGIVGDRRSLAVFRDSLGHGTCQGILERTNVRATALFNESTHTQEALPGIPAYGDYQEMLSQHPEINLVLETSGLPRNVAALRGDLPSRVILVERAAAGFFLHLFPPEELWKACRMDLNATQSLLSTVIDQLPEDILFLDTDGLIIGVNQSVLHDLGLPRREIMGRRVKDIFQGMETHRDATSCPAEEPLERTLRTAQPQEALCTSVDPFGRMHYFRVYTSPILEDGVLSRVVFIRRDITQRTEMENRLQQSEKLASIGELSTYIAHEIRNPLFAISGFANSLLRGDNLDEATQNKLGIILDESKRLDTILKSILNFTRPTEQRETECNVLAVARETMDVMDLAARSQKIQTSLEGRPGLPQVRADPELIKQCLINLIKNSLEAMPDGGELRISARLRKGFVALRVADTGHGIPANIRDRVFSPFFSTKGKGAGLGLAMIRKIMDDIGGDVTLTSREGDGTQITLLLPPLLAVAKPSDEG, encoded by the coding sequence ATGAGCGAACAGCAGACCAACCATCAATCCTTGGAATATCAAGTGGGCATTGTGGGAGACCGGCGCTCTCTGGCCGTGTTTCGCGACTCCCTGGGCCACGGCACCTGCCAGGGCATCCTGGAACGGACCAATGTCCGGGCCACGGCCCTATTCAACGAATCCACCCATACCCAGGAAGCGCTTCCCGGAATTCCCGCCTACGGTGATTACCAGGAAATGCTTTCCCAGCACCCGGAAATCAACCTCGTACTGGAAACCAGCGGCTTGCCCCGCAATGTCGCGGCACTGCGTGGAGACCTGCCCAGCCGGGTCATTCTGGTGGAGCGGGCCGCAGCCGGGTTCTTTCTGCATCTTTTCCCGCCCGAAGAGTTGTGGAAGGCCTGCCGCATGGACCTGAACGCCACCCAGTCCCTGCTGTCCACGGTCATTGACCAGTTGCCGGAAGACATCCTTTTTCTGGATACGGACGGCTTGATCATCGGCGTCAATCAATCCGTGCTGCACGACCTCGGCCTACCACGGCGGGAAATCATGGGACGCCGGGTCAAGGATATCTTCCAGGGCATGGAAACCCATCGGGACGCGACCAGCTGCCCCGCCGAGGAACCCCTGGAACGCACCCTGCGCACGGCCCAACCTCAGGAAGCGCTCTGCACCAGCGTGGATCCTTTCGGTCGTATGCACTACTTTCGGGTATACACTTCGCCCATCCTTGAAGATGGGGTACTCAGCCGCGTTGTGTTCATCCGGCGGGACATCACCCAGCGAACGGAAATGGAAAACCGACTCCAGCAATCCGAAAAGCTGGCCTCCATCGGCGAGCTTTCCACCTACATCGCCCATGAAATCCGCAATCCCCTGTTCGCCATTTCCGGATTCGCCAACTCCCTGCTGCGGGGGGACAATCTGGACGAAGCCACGCAAAACAAGCTCGGCATTATTTTGGATGAATCAAAACGCCTGGACACCATCCTGAAAAGCATCCTCAACTTCACCCGGCCCACGGAGCAGCGTGAAACCGAATGCAACGTGCTGGCCGTGGCCCGCGAGACCATGGACGTCATGGACCTGGCCGCCCGGTCGCAAAAAATACAGACCAGCCTGGAGGGCCGGCCCGGCCTGCCCCAGGTCCGCGCGGACCCGGAACTCATCAAGCAATGCCTGATCAACCTGATCAAAAACTCCCTGGAAGCCATGCCCGACGGCGGCGAACTGCGCATCTCGGCCCGGCTCAGAAAGGGATTTGTGGCTCTGCGCGTGGCCGACACGGGCCACGGCATCCCCGCCAACATCCGCGACCGCGTGTTCAGCCCGTTCTTCAGCACCAAAGGCAAGGGCGCGGGTCTGGGGCTGGCCATGATTCGTAAGATCATGGACGACATTGGCGGAGACGTGACCCTGACCAGCCGGGAAGGCGACGGCACCCAGATCACCCTGCTGCTGCCTCCGCTCCTGGCGGTTGCCAAGCCGTCCGACGAGGGGTAA
- a CDS encoding XTP/dITP diphosphatase, with translation MRAVVLATRNQGKIREFSALLHNLGMEVKGLDQFPEIGDIPETGATFLENARIKAEAVAKATGLIAVADDSGLAVDALDGAPGVHSARYAGEHGDADANNAKLLDALDNLPDEQRTARFVCCMYACTPDGTAIHAQESWEGRIAHGYSGQSGFGYDPIFFDPELGRTAAEMAPDEKNARSHRGKALAKLLQQWPGFLAQVAE, from the coding sequence GTGCGCGCTGTTGTTCTGGCCACCCGCAATCAAGGTAAAATCCGTGAATTTTCCGCCCTGCTCCACAATCTCGGCATGGAGGTCAAAGGGTTGGACCAATTCCCGGAAATCGGCGACATCCCGGAAACCGGCGCCACCTTTTTGGAAAACGCCCGCATCAAGGCAGAGGCCGTGGCCAAGGCCACCGGCCTGATCGCCGTGGCCGACGACTCCGGGCTGGCCGTGGACGCCCTGGACGGCGCACCCGGCGTCCACTCGGCCCGCTACGCCGGAGAGCACGGCGACGCCGATGCCAACAACGCCAAACTCCTCGACGCGCTGGACAACCTGCCTGACGAGCAGCGCACCGCCCGATTCGTCTGCTGCATGTACGCCTGCACACCGGACGGCACCGCGATCCACGCCCAGGAAAGCTGGGAAGGACGCATCGCGCATGGCTATTCGGGCCAAAGCGGGTTTGGATATGACCCCATCTTCTTTGATCCGGAATTGGGCCGCACCGCTGCGGAAATGGCGCCTGATGAAAAGAACGCCCGCTCCCACCGTGGCAAGGCATTGGCCAAACTCCTCCAGCAATGGCCCGGTTTTCTGGCGCAGGTGGCGGAATAG
- a CDS encoding CDP-glycerol glycerophosphotransferase family protein, with protein MELDAKTLALLHRVARLTPAQPRRVAVMGRGQGSFGGNAKYAFLHLLTNAPDLDTFFVTLDPGTYRELRSAGLPCELFPQGDSVQRIASAGTFLADDFHFKDSPLAPLLHNARIVQLWHGVGFKKIGFLEAESGLDLTTERRDYLRRMYSGYDALVSTSPFYTEHLFSTCFESREIIETGYPRNDVFFRRPTRQDMICSSPELYGQVRRLAKERTVALFVPTFRDGGGDFITQAALDLPALDAQLGSINTTLVLKMHSFSNHYQGLRFQNILHCPNHLDIYPLMPLFHGLITDYSSIFTDHLLLDKPQIFFPYDWDDYTGANRELQFDYDWITPGPKARDQQALLEALQDLAAARDTHQEKRHEIARLAFSDHDGNAGQRLLDRMRGWMR; from the coding sequence ATGGAACTGGATGCCAAAACCCTTGCCCTGCTGCACCGCGTGGCCCGGCTCACCCCTGCGCAGCCCCGCCGCGTAGCCGTCATGGGCCGGGGGCAAGGCAGCTTCGGCGGCAATGCCAAGTACGCCTTTCTGCACCTGCTGACCAATGCCCCGGATCTGGACACGTTCTTTGTGACCCTGGATCCGGGAACCTACCGCGAACTTCGGTCTGCGGGTCTGCCCTGCGAACTGTTTCCCCAGGGCGATTCCGTGCAGCGTATCGCCTCGGCAGGCACATTTCTTGCCGACGACTTCCATTTCAAGGATTCCCCGCTCGCGCCCCTGCTGCACAACGCGCGCATCGTCCAGCTCTGGCATGGCGTGGGCTTTAAAAAAATCGGATTCCTTGAGGCTGAGTCCGGTCTGGACCTTACCACGGAGCGACGCGACTACCTGCGCCGTATGTATTCCGGCTATGATGCCCTGGTCTCCACCTCCCCGTTCTACACCGAACATCTCTTTTCCACCTGCTTTGAAAGCCGGGAGATCATTGAAACCGGGTATCCACGCAACGACGTATTTTTCCGCCGTCCCACCCGCCAGGATATGATCTGCTCCAGCCCGGAACTGTACGGCCAGGTGCGCCGTCTGGCCAAGGAGCGTACCGTGGCCCTGTTCGTCCCCACCTTTCGCGACGGCGGCGGGGACTTCATCACCCAGGCTGCCTTGGATCTGCCCGCCCTGGATGCCCAGCTCGGCAGCATCAATACGACCCTGGTCCTCAAGATGCACAGCTTCAGCAACCATTACCAGGGGCTGCGCTTCCAAAACATCCTGCACTGCCCCAACCATCTGGACATCTATCCGCTCATGCCCCTGTTCCACGGGCTGATTACCGACTATTCCTCCATCTTCACGGATCACCTGCTGCTGGACAAGCCACAGATCTTCTTTCCCTACGACTGGGACGACTACACCGGAGCCAACCGCGAACTGCAATTCGACTACGACTGGATTACGCCCGGTCCCAAGGCCCGCGACCAACAAGCCCTGTTGGAAGCCCTGCAAGACCTGGCCGCCGCCCGGGACACGCACCAGGAAAAGCGGCATGAAATCGCCAGACTCGCCTTTTCCGACCATGATGGCAACGCGGGACAACGCCTGCTGGACCGAATGCGCGGCTGGATGCGCTGA
- a CDS encoding DEAD/DEAH box helicase, translated as MTFTSFSFDKRIDACVKACGYETPTPIQNQTIPLILQGHDVMGQAQTGTGKTAAFALPILQRLLDGGPAGNTPKALVLAPTRELALQINQNFNELSRNTGIRTAVVIGGVSMGSQIRALRSANIVIACPGRLIALLAQKAVSLRGVETLVLDEADRMLDIGFLPDIKRILAKLPAKRQNLLFSATMPKAMQVFARQLLVEPKSVKIDATSPVASIEHTFYRTHSSGKTRLLEDLIKQTKHNNMIIFTRTKRKAKKLSLQLDKRGYRATFLQGNMSQGQREKALKGFCSGKFPIMVATDIAARGIDCDRITHVINYDMPDTVEAYTHRTGRTGRAGRSGTAVSLVTQDDAAQLRAIQRAIKISVEQQTFTPKSRTVSPKTTEMPTRDKVAKRPGQNRKRSSRPGPQSA; from the coding sequence ATGACCTTTACGAGTTTTTCCTTTGACAAGCGTATCGACGCCTGTGTCAAAGCCTGCGGCTACGAAACGCCGACCCCGATCCAAAATCAAACGATCCCGCTCATCCTTCAAGGCCATGACGTCATGGGACAGGCGCAGACCGGCACTGGTAAAACAGCCGCCTTTGCCCTGCCCATTTTGCAGCGTCTTCTGGACGGCGGCCCTGCCGGGAATACGCCCAAAGCCCTTGTGCTGGCTCCCACCAGGGAGTTGGCTTTGCAGATCAATCAGAATTTCAATGAGCTTTCCCGCAACACCGGAATTCGTACGGCTGTTGTGATTGGCGGCGTGAGCATGGGTTCACAGATCAGAGCCTTGCGCTCTGCCAATATCGTCATCGCCTGCCCGGGCCGTCTCATTGCCCTCCTTGCACAAAAAGCGGTCTCCCTGCGGGGCGTCGAAACCCTGGTGCTTGACGAGGCTGACCGCATGCTCGACATCGGATTCCTGCCCGACATCAAGCGAATCCTTGCCAAGCTCCCGGCCAAACGCCAAAACCTGCTTTTTTCCGCTACCATGCCCAAGGCCATGCAGGTGTTCGCCCGGCAATTGCTTGTGGAACCCAAAAGCGTGAAAATCGACGCAACCTCTCCGGTGGCCAGCATCGAGCATACGTTCTACAGGACGCACAGCAGCGGCAAGACTCGGCTTCTGGAAGATCTGATCAAGCAGACCAAGCACAACAACATGATCATCTTCACCAGGACCAAACGAAAAGCAAAAAAATTGTCGCTCCAGCTGGACAAACGCGGCTACCGGGCCACGTTCCTGCAAGGCAACATGAGCCAGGGACAGCGCGAAAAAGCCCTCAAGGGCTTTTGCTCAGGCAAGTTCCCGATCATGGTGGCCACGGACATCGCTGCCCGCGGTATTGATTGCGACCGCATCACGCACGTGATCAATTATGACATGCCGGATACCGTGGAAGCATACACGCACCGCACGGGCCGAACCGGACGGGCCGGACGGTCGGGAACGGCCGTCAGCCTGGTGACCCAGGACGACGCGGCCCAACTCCGGGCCATCCAGCGAGCCATAAAGATTTCCGTTGAACAACAAACGTTCACCCCGAAATCGCGCACGGTGTCACCAAAGACCACGGAAATGCCCACACGGGACAAGGTGGCCAAGCGTCCCGGCCAGAACCGGAAACGTTCTTCCAGACCCGGGCCGCAAAGCGCATAG
- a CDS encoding methyltransferase — MLVTTPQTDFEPIHSMLMNNSLSSKAIIGAVELHIFDRLDGRALTAAALAEEGGWVTTRLEPLLDILVAADLLTRNNGEYTNTPVASEFLVTTAPLYQGDCMALTMRFASSVENAIAELVAGGEVDRTEADNGWALEKVMEGTAQDACGVALPRVVQLVAGLPGFHDFRTMADVGGNHGHYTMGVLEQNPDMRGTIFDLPHVAEQSRLRCERFGFGDRIATQGLDFRKQALPAGQFDLILMSHILYGFKGDLGSTLGKIADGLKPGGWFVSHHFSRHQTNGGEMAKASLELITRLAGYPSHFIEQEELSEHLASAGFTDVRFEPVSAKGLGLMTAARKPA; from the coding sequence ATGCTGGTCACCACACCGCAAACCGACTTTGAACCTATTCATTCCATGCTGATGAATAACTCATTGTCATCCAAGGCCATTATAGGTGCCGTGGAACTGCACATTTTCGACCGTCTGGATGGACGCGCCCTGACAGCGGCAGCCCTTGCCGAGGAAGGAGGATGGGTGACCACAAGGCTGGAACCGCTGCTGGACATTTTGGTGGCGGCGGACCTGCTCACCCGAAACAACGGGGAATACACCAACACCCCGGTCGCGTCCGAATTTCTCGTGACCACGGCCCCCCTCTATCAAGGCGATTGCATGGCTCTGACCATGCGCTTTGCATCCAGCGTTGAAAACGCCATTGCCGAACTCGTGGCAGGCGGCGAAGTGGACCGTACCGAAGCGGACAACGGCTGGGCGCTGGAAAAGGTCATGGAGGGAACGGCCCAGGATGCCTGCGGCGTGGCCCTGCCCCGTGTGGTGCAGCTCGTTGCCGGGCTGCCGGGGTTCCACGATTTTCGAACTATGGCCGACGTCGGCGGCAACCATGGACACTACACCATGGGCGTGTTGGAACAAAACCCGGACATGCGGGGAACGATTTTCGATCTGCCCCATGTGGCCGAGCAGTCACGGCTGCGTTGCGAACGGTTCGGCTTTGGCGACCGCATTGCAACACAGGGACTGGACTTCCGTAAGCAAGCTTTGCCCGCCGGACAATTCGACCTCATTTTGATGTCCCATATCCTTTACGGCTTCAAGGGAGACCTGGGTTCCACGCTTGGCAAAATCGCGGACGGACTCAAACCGGGCGGCTGGTTCGTGTCCCACCATTTTTCACGGCATCAAACCAACGGCGGGGAAATGGCCAAAGCTTCCCTGGAACTGATCACCCGCCTGGCGGGGTACCCCTCCCACTTCATTGAGCAGGAAGAACTCTCGGAACACCTTGCCTCCGCAGGATTCACGGATGTTCGTTTCGAACCTGTCTCGGCAAAGGGTCTCGGGCTGATGACAGCGGCACGCAAGCCCGCATAG
- the ispD gene encoding 2-C-methyl-D-erythritol 4-phosphate cytidylyltransferase, with translation MINSNGTTNYAVILAAGSGERMGFSTPKQFLKLAGRTVIEHTLAAFQDHPLIHEIFIVVSPKDRLYLEELLLKNPVPKVTRILGGGATRKDSSWAGVGAIPADALDHANILMHDAVRPFVTRRIITETIEALQHHEAVDVAVPAVDTIISVDDENFIRDIPDRSALRRGQTPQGFRAAVLKKAHELSHADPDCSVTDDCKLILKYNLGDVFVVRGEEKNIKITYPEDLFLADKIFQVNSSALEDGPPLRRIQDKVVTVFGATKGIGQAVMELGEHYGGRMHGFAASSGCDVSNPEDVRLALQHVMQTEGRIDAVVNTAGILRSGRLADRDPADIEREIAVNYLGSINVVRAALPLLQATRGGICLFTSSSFTRGRSLYTIYSSSKAAIVNLVQGVAEEAAPQGVRINAINPERTATPMRVENFGPEPPESLLTARAVAEATIKTLFANFSGTVVDVRRSSASL, from the coding sequence ATGATCAATTCCAACGGCACCACCAACTATGCCGTCATCCTGGCCGCAGGCAGCGGCGAACGTATGGGCTTTTCCACGCCCAAACAATTCCTCAAGCTTGCGGGCCGTACCGTCATCGAACACACCCTGGCCGCGTTTCAGGACCATCCCCTGATCCATGAAATCTTCATCGTGGTATCGCCCAAGGACCGACTCTACCTTGAGGAACTGCTGCTCAAAAATCCCGTGCCCAAGGTCACCCGCATCCTGGGCGGCGGCGCCACCCGCAAGGACAGCTCCTGGGCCGGAGTGGGCGCCATTCCCGCTGACGCGCTCGACCATGCCAACATCCTCATGCACGACGCGGTGCGTCCCTTCGTGACCCGGCGGATCATCACGGAGACCATTGAGGCGCTCCAGCATCACGAGGCCGTGGATGTGGCCGTGCCTGCCGTGGATACGATTATTTCCGTGGACGACGAAAATTTCATCCGCGACATTCCGGACCGCTCCGCCCTGCGCCGCGGCCAGACCCCCCAGGGGTTCCGCGCCGCTGTGCTCAAAAAGGCGCACGAACTCTCCCACGCGGATCCGGATTGCAGCGTGACGGACGACTGCAAGCTTATCCTGAAGTATAATCTCGGGGACGTGTTCGTGGTCCGTGGTGAGGAAAAAAACATCAAAATCACCTATCCGGAAGATTTGTTCCTGGCGGACAAAATTTTCCAGGTCAACTCCTCGGCCCTGGAGGACGGTCCTCCGCTGCGACGCATTCAGGATAAGGTCGTGACCGTGTTCGGCGCCACCAAGGGCATTGGCCAGGCCGTCATGGAACTGGGGGAACACTACGGCGGCCGGATGCACGGCTTTGCCGCCTCCTCCGGGTGCGACGTTTCCAACCCCGAGGACGTGCGCCTGGCCCTGCAACACGTCATGCAGACCGAAGGACGCATCGACGCAGTGGTGAACACGGCGGGAATCCTTCGCTCCGGCCGACTGGCCGATCGTGATCCCGCGGACATTGAACGGGAAATCGCGGTGAACTATCTCGGTTCCATCAACGTGGTACGCGCCGCCCTTCCGCTGCTGCAAGCCACCCGGGGGGGCATCTGCCTGTTCACGTCCAGCTCCTTTACCCGGGGCCGCAGCCTCTACACGATCTATTCCTCATCCAAGGCCGCCATCGTGAATCTGGTGCAGGGTGTGGCCGAAGAAGCCGCACCCCAGGGCGTGCGCATCAACGCCATCAATCCCGAACGCACGGCCACGCCCATGCGCGTGGAAAATTTCGGGCCGGAACCGCCGGAATCGCTGCTCACGGCCCGGGCCGTGGCCGAGGCCACCATCAAAACCCTGTTTGCAAACTTTTCCGGAACCGTCGTGGACGTGCGGCGTTCGTCCGCCTCCCTTTAG
- a CDS encoding RNA recognition motif domain-containing protein has translation MSKNLYVGNLAWSSTEQEVRNAFEAFGEVTSVKLIEDRETGRPRGFGFVEMSNDSEAQEAINALNGQDLGGRNIKVNEAKPRTERPRW, from the coding sequence ATGTCTAAAAACCTATACGTCGGCAATCTGGCCTGGAGCTCTACGGAACAGGAAGTTCGCAACGCTTTTGAAGCCTTTGGCGAAGTGACCTCTGTCAAGCTGATTGAAGATCGCGAGACCGGCCGCCCCCGTGGCTTCGGCTTCGTGGAAATGAGCAACGACTCCGAGGCGCAGGAAGCCATCAACGCTCTGAATGGTCAGGATCTTGGCGGCCGCAACATCAAGGTCAACGAAGCCAAGCCCCGTACGGAGCGTCCGCGCTGGTAG